Below is a genomic region from Actinomyces weissii.
CAGAGTGCGGGGGTAGGCATCCAGGTCCTCCCCGGGGGCGAACTGTAGGGGGTTCACGAAGATGGTCACGACGACGGTGCCCCGCGGCCCCACGCGGCGGGCAGCCTCGGTTACCAGGTCGAAGTGCCCCTGGTGCAGGGCGCCCATGGTCATGACGACGGCGCGGGGGGCGGTGTCGTGCTGGAGGGCGGCGGCCAGCTCGGCGCGGGTGCGGACCAGGGTGGCGGGGGCTGTTAGCTGTGCGGGGCTCATGGTGCCAAGTTAGTCCCCGGCGGCGCAGCGGCGCACCGCAGCAGGGTGTGGGGGAGTGCCCTGAACCTCGGGGCGCTGAGAGGCTGTGAGTCGGTGTCCCTGGGGGTGTTGCGGCCCCTGTCTAGACGTGCTGCAAGGTTGTGTGTGCGAGCGTGCGCGCAGGAAGCGGCTGCGTCGCTTCACCGCCTGTAGCACCCGGAACTGGTGCGAGCGTGCGCGTGGGGAGCGGCTACCGGCGGCGGCTGGCCGCAGGGGTCCGGCCCTCAGGACGGACCTGGCCGCAGAGGGCCCCTGGCACTGGCCTCAGGCCGACTGGGCCTCGTAGCCTGCTAGCGTGCGGGCCACGTCGTCGAGGAAGGCGTTGACCTCATTGGGCTCATAGCCGGTGTGGAACATGGTCCGCTGGAAACCGAGCTGGCGGACGTCGGTGGAGGTGAGCATGCCGTAAGGGCCGCCGACCCAGGTGCCGGCCTCCCGGGCGCGCAGCGTCTGCGTTATCTTGTCCCGCACCGTGTCCACCTGCTCGCGGTCGTAGCCCTCCTGGAGCTTGACGGTGGTGAAGACCAGGTGGCTGACGTCCTCGGCGGTGAGCGGGCGCCCCGGCACGTTCGCGTTGGCGCGGGCCTCGTAATGCTGCAGGGTGCGCACCACCTCGTCCAGGAAGTCGTCGATCTGCTCCACCGAGTAGCCTTCCTCGTCCACCGCGGTGGTTATCGGGAAGATGACGTCGTGGACGTCCTGGGACCGCAGGATGGCCTTGCCCTCGCCGTCGCTGGCTCCGTGCTCCCAGGCGCGCAGGGTGCTGGTGATCTGGTCCAGGTAGGTGTCCACGGAGTGGATGTCGTAGCCGTCCTGGTACTCGGTGGCAGGAAACCGTGCTTCAGTCACTTGGGTGGAGGTCAGCAGCATGTCAGGGTCCTCGATGTGTTGCTGTTGCGGTGTCTCCGCCAGGTGGCGGGGTGCGTGGTGAAGGTTGCGCGTTCCGGTCTGCGGCGTCCAGGCTGCGTGGGCGGGAAGGCCGGTGCGTGAGTCTTTCGGTTCAATTGTCTGGATGAGCTCCGGTGGGCTCAACTTTTACTGAGCGGCAGGTGGTGGTTCCGGTGGCGGCGCCGTTTCCGGGGCTGTGCCGGGGCGGGCCCTAAGGCCGCTGAAGGTGGCGGAAAGAGCCCTTGACCAGCAAAGAGGCTAGCAGCCCTCTATCGCTTAAGGCGCTTGCTGTAAGCGCAATGCGGCCCGTACCGGAGCCGTGCTGGTCTCGGTACGGGCCGCATTGCGTTGCCCGGGCGGTTCTGGCGGGCTGGGGCGCGGGAGCTTGTCACTGGCGGAGGGTTAGAACTGCTCCGACCGCTCGAGCCCTCCAGTGGAACCTTGCAATTGCAACGATGCCTGCGTTGCTCGGCTATGTCCAGGACTCTCTAGTCCTCCGTCAGTGACAGAACCGCCTCCGGTAAAGGGTCGCACGCCAGTGCGCAGGTGTGCGGCCCCAGCTACGCCGGGCAGGCGGGCCAGCGCACAGCCCGGCTGGTGGTGCGAGGCGGTGCGACCCCAGCGACGCCGGGCAGGCGGGCCAGCGCACAGCCCGGCTGGTGGTGCGAGGCGGTGCGACCCCAGCGACGCCGGGCAGGCGGGCCCCAGAAGGGCCCAGGGGCACCGCCTGCGCCGTCGCCACAGTGAACCAGGCCCCGCACAGGCCCCCGCAGGCCTACGGGCGCGGGGTCGAGCAGCACCCGGGCGGCCTCAGCGGCTGAGCTGGTCGGCGGCGGCCTTGACCTGGCTGTGCACCGGCACCAGCCGGGTCAGCTGGGTGACGTGGCGGGGCTCCAGCTCCGCGATGCTGGAGACGCCCAGCAGCTTCATGGTGCGCACCAGCTCCTCGCGCAGGATCGCGATCGCCCGGTCCACCCCCTGGCGTCCTCCGGCCATGAGCCCGTAGAGGTAGGCGCGCCCGACCAGGGAGAACTTGGCCCCCAGGGCGCAGGCGGCCACGACGTCGGCGCCGTTCATGATGCCGGTGTCGATCATGACGGTGGCGTCGCTGCCGACCTCCCGTACCAGCTCAGGCAGCAGGCGGAAGGGGATGGGGGCGCGGTCCAGCTGGCGGCCGCCGTGGTTGGACAGGAGGATGCCGTCCACGCCGTGGTCCAGGAGGCGCTTGGCGTCGGGGATGTTCTGCACGCCCTTGATGACGATCTTGCCGTCCCACATGCTGCGGATGACCTTCAGGTCCTCGTAGCTGATGGTGGGGTCCATGGCGGAGTCCAGCAGCTCGCCGACGGTACCGCCGGTGGAGCTCAGGGAGGCGAACTCCAGCTTGGGCGTGGTCAGGAAGTCGAACCACCACCAGGGGCGGGGGATCGCGTTCAGGACCGTCCCGGCGGTGATCTGCGGCGGGATCGAGAAGCCGTTGCGCTTGTCCCGCAGTCGGGCTCCGGCCACCGGCGTGTCCACCGTGAACATGAGGGTGTCGAAGCCAGCCGCCGCGGCGCGCTCCACCAGGCCGTAGGAGATCTCCCGCTGGCGCATGACGTAGAGCTGGAACCAGTTGCGTCCCTGGGGGTTGGCGGCCTTGACGTCCTCGATCGAGGTGGTGCCCAGGGTGGAGAGGGTGAAGGGGATCCCGGCGGCCCCGGCGGCCCCGGCCCCGGCGACCTCGCCCTCTGTCTGCATGAGGCGGGTGAAGCCGGTCGGGGCGATGCCGAAGGGCATGGAGGAGGGGCCGCCCAGGATCTCGCAGGAGGTGTCCACGTCGACGGCGGGGCGCAGGATGTCGGGGTGGAGCTCTACGTCCCGGAAGGCCTGGCGGGCGCGGCGCAGTGAGAGCTCGCCCTCGGCGGCGCCGTCGGTGTAGTCGAAGGCGGCGGCGGGGGTGCGGCGCTTGGCCACCTTGCGCAGGTCCCAGATCGTCTGGCAGGCGGCAAGGCGACGGCGGCGCCCGTTCAGGTCCGGGGTCTTGAAGTGCAGCAGCTCAAAGATCTCGGCGGGGTTGGGGACCTGTCGTTTGACCATGATGACCAACTTCGTTGTCGTGGGGTGGTGGGTTCTGTCTGGGTACAAGGGCCCAGTAGTGGCGAGGGTAGGGGAGGGCGGGCCGGTTAGGCAAGGTAAACCTAAGTTAATGACTGCTTGTCGTTACCGGGTGGGCTCGTGCGGGGTGGGGCCGGTTGGCTGTTGGGGTTTGTCACTGGTGGAGGCTTAGAGCTGTGCCAGCCGCTGGCTGTCTCTAGGCAAACCTTGTGGTTGCAGCGTTTGCTGTGCTGGTTGACCGCGTCCGGGCCCTTCTAGTCCTCCGCCAGTGACAGAAGTGCCGGTGCGCGGGGTGGGCAGGGGGCCGGTTGGCTGTTGGGGTTTGTCACTGGTGGAGGCTTAGAGCTGTGCCAGCCGCTGGCTGTCTCTAGGCAAACCTTGTGGTTGCAGCGTTTGCTGTGCTGGTTGACCGCCTCCGGGTCTTTCTAGTCCTCCGCCAGTGACAGAAGTACCGGGGCGCGGGGGGCCGGACGCACTGGACGCGCAGGCACTCAGCGTCCCAGGGGCGCAGTGAATGAAGCGCGGCTTGCTCAGTCCCGCTGGTTGCCTGGGTGGCTCAGGCCCGCTGGCTGCCTGGGCTGGTCGAGGTCTCGGGGGAGCCAATGAGCTCAGCTATCAGCGCCGCGCACTCGTGGCGGCTCACGGGGCGGCAGCCCTGCTCCACCCACTTGGCGACGGCAGCCGGCTCGGCCTGGGCCAGGCGCAGCCCTCGGGTGAGCAGCACGTAAAGGGGCTTGCGCCGCTCGGCCAGGTCACGGCGCAGCCGGAACCACCAGGAGCACAGACGGGGGCGCCTGAGTACCAGGGCCTCAGCCAGGACCCCGGCCTGGCGGCACCGCTCTATCAGCTCTGCCGCGAAGACCCCTTCGGCCACGAAGGCCCGGGTGCTGCCGATGTCCAGGGTGGTGTGGTCGATGGTGGCGTTGTCGGGGATCGAGTAGACAGGCACCTGGGTCACCCCGGTGCGGCACAGGGACAGGATCGCTTCCAGGGCGCGTCCGCTGTCCCAGGCGAGCGGGTTGTCCCAGTCGATCTGGCTCATGGCCTGGGCCCGGTCCACGCCCTGCGCGCCTGAGAAGGTGCCGTCCAGCAGGGGCATGCCTGCCTCGTCGCCGTCGCGGTAGAAGTTGTCCAGGTTAAGGCGCTGTGCTCCCACGTGGCGTAGCAGGGAGGTCTTGCCGGAGCCGGAGGGGCCGGTCAGGAGGATCACGCGGGCGGTCACGGCCCCTAAGCCTAAGGCCAGTCAGCAGCGTCGTTGACCGCTGGAGACCACCGTCCCTCACGACGGCGTTGCCCGGCAGGGGACGCCGGACATGGTGCGGGGTGTGGGCGCAGGTTGTGTGCTGTGGGCATAGGTGCGGGTTTGGCGTGTGGGCGCAGGTTGTGTGCTGTGGGCGTGGGGTGGGGCGCGTCCGTGGGGGTGAATCCGCGTCGTCTGGGTGGAACAGCGTCCGAAAGGTTGAACCCACGCCCAGCCGACGGCCCTTCCCGCCCCGCCAGCCCGGGGCCTGCCCGCACCCGTACTCGCAGCCCCTCCCATTCCGCGGCCCGCCCCGCCCTGCCGCGGCAGCCCCAAGAAAGCCCTCGCCCCGCCGACTTGTGCAGCCGACGGGGCAAGGGAGTCAAGCGTCCCAGGCTCTCCTGGGGCGGGTGTCAGTGCGCGATAACCACTCGCAGGTTGCGGGGGCCGTGCACGCCGTTGACCCGCACCAGCTCGATGTCGCTGGTGGCGGAGCCGCCTGCGATCCAGGTGGTGGGGCGGGTGGGGTGCTGCCCCAGGACGTCCACCGCCTGCGGGACCGTCGGCATGATCGACTCACGCTCCAGCACCACCACGTGCGTGTCCGGCACCAGGGAGATCGCGCGGCGCCCCTGGTCCGGCTCGCCGTCCAGGCAGATGGTGCCGGACATGGAGATCCCCACGCGGGCACAGGTGACGACGGCGTCGATCTGGTCCAGCTCCAGGGTCGGGATGGGCGTCTCGCGGGAGTCCTCGTGGACGGTCCGCCCGCCGCGGCCCGCAGCCTTCTTGTAGGCCTCCGGCAGACCGTCGGGGACCACCACGCTACGGGCCTGCGCCTCGTCCAGGAAGGTGGCGATCGCCTCAGCCACCTCCGCCTCCTCCGGGGCCAGGGACACCTGGGCGGAGTAGTCCTCCAGCTTCTCCACCATGTCGGCCACCACCGGCTCGGAGCCGGGGGCGTGCTCCCCGGTGCGGATGTAGTTGCGTGGCACCTCCAGCACGGGGCGGCCCTGCTGGGAGCGGGCGATGGCGTCGCGTGCGCGGGCGAGGATTGCGGTCT
It encodes:
- a CDS encoding DivIVA domain-containing protein codes for the protein MLLTSTQVTEARFPATEYQDGYDIHSVDTYLDQITSTLRAWEHGASDGEGKAILRSQDVHDVIFPITTAVDEEGYSVEQIDDFLDEVVRTLQHYEARANANVPGRPLTAEDVSHLVFTTVKLQEGYDREQVDTVRDKITQTLRAREAGTWVGGPYGMLTSTDVRQLGFQRTMFHTGYEPNEVNAFLDDVARTLAGYEAQSA
- a CDS encoding alpha-hydroxy acid oxidase, translated to MVKRQVPNPAEIFELLHFKTPDLNGRRRRLAACQTIWDLRKVAKRRTPAAAFDYTDGAAEGELSLRRARQAFRDVELHPDILRPAVDVDTSCEILGGPSSMPFGIAPTGFTRLMQTEGEVAGAGAAGAAGIPFTLSTLGTTSIEDVKAANPQGRNWFQLYVMRQREISYGLVERAAAAGFDTLMFTVDTPVAGARLRDKRNGFSIPPQITAGTVLNAIPRPWWWFDFLTTPKLEFASLSSTGGTVGELLDSAMDPTISYEDLKVIRSMWDGKIVIKGVQNIPDAKRLLDHGVDGILLSNHGGRQLDRAPIPFRLLPELVREVGSDATVMIDTGIMNGADVVAACALGAKFSLVGRAYLYGLMAGGRQGVDRAIAILREELVRTMKLLGVSSIAELEPRHVTQLTRLVPVHSQVKAAADQLSR
- a CDS encoding LutC/YkgG family protein, translated to MDAKTAILARARDAIARSQQGRPVLEVPRNYIRTGEHAPGSEPVVADMVEKLEDYSAQVSLAPEEAEVAEAIATFLDEAQARSVVVPDGLPEAYKKAAGRGGRTVHEDSRETPIPTLELDQIDAVVTCARVGISMSGTICLDGEPDQGRRAISLVPDTHVVVLERESIMPTVPQAVDVLGQHPTRPTTWIAGGSATSDIELVRVNGVHGPRNLRVVIAH
- a CDS encoding ATP-binding protein — translated: MTARVILLTGPSGSGKTSLLRHVGAQRLNLDNFYRDGDEAGMPLLDGTFSGAQGVDRAQAMSQIDWDNPLAWDSGRALEAILSLCRTGVTQVPVYSIPDNATIDHTTLDIGSTRAFVAEGVFAAELIERCRQAGVLAEALVLRRPRLCSWWFRLRRDLAERRKPLYVLLTRGLRLAQAEPAAVAKWVEQGCRPVSRHECAALIAELIGSPETSTSPGSQRA